The window AACTTTTTTAGGGATGCTTAATCCAGGAATAGATTTGTTTAACATCTTGTTTCTTCggttaataaaaacaaatatttatatgcccatgatatacttatatttattattattattattataattgttaTTGAATATTTGGTTGTAATATGAATATCATATTTCAATTTTCCCGCTCTcagtttcaatttacatgtccactttaaaaaaaaattattttgtttgaaattatcagttcacttcaactttcaatgcaaagtcaattctactccacatatttctaatttatatttcctagattaATCACCCTCCATATATATGGTTATTTAATGCAATTATTTGTGAACATTCAcctttcttaaactatgtgattttttgaaacaaagagagtattaaataataattatattttaagcttattttaatttgaaatatatttttatattattttaagatatacCGCTGATTAACCACATCAAAAAGCATTTCATACCATTCCACATTATCCATGTTAAGttatttatactaataactaagaGATATAATGAAAGACTATTTGTCGAGTAATTTATGTTTTCCTCAAAGATAAAAGatgacaaataaaatttaatttgttaGTTAAGTCCATTACACAGGTTTGTTCTGTTGTGTGACCTTTTTGTCGATTGTGTATacgtatatgagaatatatttcatgaaaaataaaattttttttttgacaaaatgcaaattcattttattaaattaaaacaagtctagtcAGGACAAATTCCcaactgacaatgcaatcaggttgataaacaataaaacgagctaaacaaatagccacatcgtttccagactgcttaacacactgaatccaaggattcttgaaactgaaaatgaatacaaaggcttctcgagtaatccagcctacatcaatTCCGAAAATGATAACTTCACAATTGACATTCACAATAGTTCCATGGTTGTTGCGGTGTTCAGGCAactcagttgtaaaaactaagtaATGAGGAACAAGAGTCCTccaataatgaacaactataatCTGCGATTGCCACCGTTCCAAacataccccagctatctacatgccgagAGCCaactatagacatgccgaaagtattaATGATACGATAAGccagatctcccaaaactccatcctaatcattctcattgataacaAAGAAACACATAACAACCACAACTATAACAACTCAGAACCACCCCAAAATTAAgtactaaatcaacacacgccaaaaggcgagaAGGTAAAACACATTCggacctttgatttcaaaagatctgatttattcagaaaacaatcaagtccaagctcaaatccgaaacagatccgagaataaaactcgattggaatcttcgaggtttaaacaacactcgattttattgaaaaacaaaaaaactggTAAATAGTGGAGAAGATGGAAGAGCGAAAAGGATTTGGTGGATGAAGAAGATAGAAGGTGAAGAATGGAGAAGTCACGATTAGttttgggagtcgactctcaaaaccccAATTTAAGATATCTTAACCAAAAAAACAACAACTTCTTTTAATCAAAAAGGTTTATCATGTGACGGAAGATATACGAAATTTCTCCGAATATTAGacaatatgattttaatatgtGAGATGCGAATCCATAAACTGCACCCGCACTTTACCCAAAAGTAATgtgatttaattttgttgcaataACGAAAtggttataattttttaatttatccatcaaataaatttaaacattttagatttaaaaaattaataatatatgataaataGGTTTTCTAAACTGATCACATATTTTTTAAGTTCAAAATTccaaaatcaaaataagatGACAATAAATTAGACGAAGTCATTGATCTAACCAAATGCCTgcataaataataaaatccgcaaaaagaagaagaaaaaagagaaagagaaaaagaaaaagaagaatcaAAGCACAAAAAAACTACGTCAAGCAGTGAACCAATGTTATCTTAATTCTTAAATGACACGAAAAAAATCATCATATatgatcaaaatatatttgtcaTGAAGGAcactatttaaaattcaaaatacatTTGTCATAAAAGAtactatttaaaattatataataattgatttatttatCACAAATTCAAAGTATGTTATTTTATATCTACTAAAAAAAAcatgttattttttatattatcccATAAAATTGAACTCTTATCACACAATTTAGGTACCTATTGCTAGATTCgattaatatatgtaaatttttgtTATGAAACTGTTATAAATTTCACTTTTCACTTGAAGTACACGATTAAAATATAGCTTTATAACATAGTAGTCggcaaaatttaataaaattttgttccGGGAATTATAGTCCTTCTAAACCAACAAACATTAACTTCATAGCATGTACCACGGATGAGACTAAACACCCACTTCCTTCACTAGAGGCACATGCAATTATGAAGCAAAAGAAACTACTGGTTAGATTTAATGGGGAGTTCCGATTCCAAATCTAATGGTATTTATAGTGTTATGTACGAGAGGAGTCCACAAACGCTCCTGTTGAATGGACTTAGCAATGTACACATCTATAATCAGCTGTTTACAACTAGGAACTACTCGTACTAATACAACCTAACTACCTTATTTCAATGCTGAAAAAGGTTTTTTCCCTGTTAAAACATCAACTAATTTAAGCACTATATTTCATCTTGAAAACAAACAGAAACAGACTACGTTGTATATGACCAGCAAGGCTGCATTGGATATTGGATAAATTGAAGAGGTTGCGACAATCATGGCCCAATAATAATGGACGGACCATGAAGATGTTGAATCGGTCATGAGCCCCTTGCTCATGACCCAGTAGGCCAGTATTGGACGTACAGGTCCAGGAATAAGTTTCTTCAGTAGACCCACGTAATGTTGGGAGATCTTGGGCCTCTTTGCCTTTATAATTCTGCATAGTAGACCATACTCCCACCGCAAAAATAACACAAATTTTTAGGCTTTAACTTTACCTTGAACAGTTCTCATTGTAAAAACAAAACACTgattaaaaaaatcactttttctCTTATATAGtaaaactagcttataacccgtgcaatgcacgggcggttaacatatttgttattttattatatatattttaaagttacctaattttattgtaaaaataaaattacgatagaataacatggtttaataaattttttacttaacagttggataaattcttcatagttaagtccgtcaaatggctaattgaaaattaggtcgaacatatatattttaatgagaatgttaaaatatttttttttacatgttataatttaaggtggcctataaactcagatataaactaaccaatcaacctttgatatttcgttattaataattaataatatggtataaaacataGGCATGAAACCAAATACATCCCCATCATAGtaacctaaatttaatgttttagtttaattgataataaaaaatatattataacatgttataaattcaagagctccgtgggtcgaataccaaacgattcaccaaactcagatttgtaatatttcttttaatatgagatcattacagtatttaaaaataatgttattaatgtattttggttgaataatatcacatgttatttattaataattatatttaatgatattatatttttatatatatggcgcccgtgttaattgtaaaaactcggtttttttagttagaaaatctaaaaaagataaagcgttttgattaaaaagacaattactatgttgctcgatattattttagaagattgagttttttttatctaaaaaatatataaaagataatatattttagttaaaaagaataattggttatatatatagataggtccgtacttcggcccaagtaccgaccgtccgaccaatataataatactccctctatttttaattatttgacttttagacttttggcacacatctgtacgtataaatatgtcgcccatgttcgtattaattgtaaaagattaattttttagttggaaaatttataaaaagataatatattttagttaaaaaagtaattaccatgtttatcaatgttattttagaagattgagttttttagtcaaaaatataaaaaagtaatatatttcaattaaaaggattatctggttatatagataggcccgtactatggcccaaattaaaaagaataattggttatatagatagacccagaataattggttatatagataggcccgtattttgacccaagtactgacctaccaaacttttaatgtttcatttttaaaaggattattattaattggttatatagataggcccgtacttttatccaaattaaaaagaataattatttatataaataggcccagaataattggttatatagataggcccgtattttggcccaagtaccgaccgaccgaccaaacttttaatattttaggcccgtattttggcccaagtaccgaccgaccgaccaaacttttaatatttcggctttaatagtatagtatagatgtgttTTATTTTCgaatctatattttattatctcaaaacttaaaaaaaatcgaTATATTGGTACTTAGACTTACACGtctctttaatttataaaatgatggatctttttattataaattcaatcATTTTTAAACATTCTAATACTTCTTCGAAACCATTTCCATGTAATTTTTTGATGGACTTAATTTTTATTAACTTACTCAAAgtgttaaatactccctccgtcccattttagttgttacATTTGGGTTTGTatgggtcaaattgactaaagtttgactgaaatttattaagattttatcaagtaaaaataaaatatgtcactggaaataatttttaatctactttaagatgtaatttaggtttttaaaaataatgaaagagtgacttgtaatttttagtcaaaaattagtcaatttgataaaaaaatagaaatatgacAAATAAAAAGTAACGAAAAAAATTAAggaacttattattttttttttttttgaaagaaaggaACTTATTTAATTagatgataaaaaatattttgttttgtgtttatTAGGGTGGCTGTCAATATGCCGGGAACTCTGGGTAAACTTATTACAGGAGTTAAAAAGCGAGTGGAACTCTCTGGTATCTTCTAAAACTTTCTAGTCCCACGTCTCCCCAAAACCCCCATTACTGTAAAACCAAAACAACAAAACCCTAGTTTTCAAATCATCAATCAATGGCGATTCTCTCCGATTACGTTGAAGAGCCTACTCAAACCACCAACACGGCGTCGTCCTCACAATCCTCACCCCAAAAGCCGTTCACCGAAGTGCTGGACGAATTAAACCCCCTAGGGTTCATCGAGAAGGCTCTCGAGTTCGCTGCACTCGAATCCAGCCTCTTCAAGTCCGATTCAGTAGTCGAGGATGTCAACTCTTTGGTCCGTGCTGTGAAAGAGAAGTTCGATGCtgaggagaagaagaagaagcagaagGTTGTGGATGATAACGCAAAGTCTCGGAATGTCGAAAAGCCCGTTAAGGTTTCGGAGCCTGTTCAAGTTAAGAAGCCGGATGAAGAGGTGAAGGTTGAGGAAGAAGGGGAGAATGAGGAAGAGAAGAGCGGAAAGCGAGGTAGTTTGCTTGTTTTTGGTTGCTTATCATTTATCTAGTGCTgctttgtgtgtgtttttcGTATAGTTTGTTACCAACTAGGCAACAATAATGTGAACATGTTCACGATTAATTTATGTATAAGGATGCACACAGTTAGAATTATGCTATTATGTTGCTAAAATGCTTATTGCTTAGGATAGCGGTTTTAGTTTGTTACTTGTAGATGTGTAGTACAGAAATGATTTTGTActgttaattatattttgaattttaaatctaTGGTGGTCTTGAACATCTAAATACATATTCTAAACTGTGCCTCTTTAGGGATTTTCTGGAATAAGCCTAATGTAGTACATGAATTTGTAGAAGCTATGTGCAAAGGGGTCTTTCTTTAGGACTATGTTATGTTAACAAGATAACACACTTAAGAATGTTGTTATTTGAACTTTAGGGTTCTCCACCATTACGTAGATGTTTATGCGTATTTTTCAATATAGTTGTCATATACTTGTGAAATAATAAAGAAGAAGCTTTTGTTTCTGAGAAAAATCACAAAACTCACATGTTCCTTTCAAGTCAATGAAGTTTCTACAATTTTTTGGGCTGCAGATTGAGTAGTTCAGCTTATCAGTGGACACTGCAtctaattttctgatttttctcCTCAAATTTTTATGGTGTGTGCAGCTCCTAACAGTGGCAATGGCCTTGACATGGAACGCTACAGCTGGGGTCAGTCTTTGCAGGAGGTGACTATTAATGTTCCAGTACCTCCTGGAACAAAATCAAGGTTTGTTTTGTGTGAAATCAAGAAAAACCACATAAAAGTTGGGCTTAAGGGTCAACCTCCAATAATTGATGTAAGTGCTCTGTCCCAAATCTATGAATATGCTGGTCTGAAGGTTTATGTTGTTGCCTGAACAATTACTCATTTTGCTTTGTTCTCGTACTTGCAGGGTGATCTCTATCAGCCTCTGAAAGTTGATGAAAGTTTTTGGAGTTTAGGTGAGTTTCTTTCTCATTATGATATGTACACTGCTAATGTGACATAATACCTGATTGCTCCGCACCTGAGCCTCGTTAGACTCAGCGGAATTGTAAGGTGTAAGTGAAGGGAATAGAAGAGATGATTTGTTTTTTGCTGGTACATATAAAAACTGAACTTGATTGGATGAGTTCTTTGCGTGTGTACAAGTATTGAGAGTATTAAAGCATTCGTGTTAGATTCATTAGCTCTTGGTATCATCAATCATGGTTATCATAATGTTACAACATTATTTTGTGCTCTTTATATGTGATTGTTAATCTTGCAGAGGATCAGAAGTCCATCTCTGTACTTTTGACCAAACAGAACCAGATGGAGTGGTGGAAATATTTGGTTAAAGGTGATCCGGAAGTTGACACACAGAAGGTGGAACCTGAAAGCAGCAAACTGTCTGATCTAGACCCCGAAACACGCTCAACTGTGGAAAAGATGATGGTAAAGAGATATCTGTAAACTTTCTCAGTGGTCCTTTTTTGTGTGTAACTAACTTAAAATACTGGATTGTAGTTCGACCAGCGCCAGAAGTCCATGGGCCTCCCTACGAGTGATGATATGCAGAAGCAAGATCTTATGAAGCAATTTATGGCTCAAGTAAGCACTTGCTTCATTATCACAATGCCATATACATACACGTATCTGACTAATTTTCTCTCTAATTGTTTGGATATATTCATGCAGCACCCGGAGATGGACTTCTCAAATGCAAAGATGAGCTAAGGGGTTACTGTCAGTTGCAGCTACAGCCTTTTGAATCTTGTGATATCAGTTAAAAGATGGATCAACTTTTTTGTAAACTGCATGTTGGTTTAACTTTTGTGCTACTGAAACCTCTATCGATATATCTAGACTTTTGATACTATTATACTGAAAGAGCCGTTGGCTTTCAGCTAAATGTTAGTCTTTGCTCTCTATAGTAAGCATTGCCAGTTGAACTATCAAAAGTTGTTGATCAAGAAACGTGCTTACTGAATTTCTTGATGTGTTTGAGAGTCTGATGATGGTAAAATAGTAGGAGTTCTTGTGTAAAAAAGGAAGTTGTTTTTCGAGAGAAGTTTTTAAGACGCAGTTTGGTCATTATGTCTACATGGTTCTATTTGTGCTGAAAAAATTAATAGAAGTGATAGTTTGGTTGCTTATTCTTTTCTTTGTGACCGGATCTCATTCTCTCACCTTTTCTCATTACTTCAGACTGGTCATTGTGCAAATAGTTTTGTTGATTTATAAACTCTTTTATGTTCTTAAATTTTGGAATCTTGTCTGTGGATGTGGTATCAACAATATAAGATACCAACCCGGGGAGAAAAAATAACGAGGTTTATATATGTTCCTAAACAAGAATAGTAGAATTACAGAATTTTTCTTATGCAGGAAGAAGAGCCAACCAAGGCAGAAGCTTTTCATGAACCAACTCTGGCCTGTCATCATGTGGGCAATGACCAACACCTTGTAAAACAGCCAAGCTAACATTACTAGATCCTTGAGAAGTAGGTAAAGATGAAAAATAATTGCCGACAGGACCATCAAGAGGAGTAAATGGATCTTCATCACCCCACAGAATCAAAACGGGCATGGTAATTTTCGGCATCAACTGTACTGGATTTGGACCTGGTGGTCCGGTAACAATGGCGACAAATGCATCAAGTGCACCTTCCCCATCTGCTGGAGTCTTGATGATCTCCACTAGTTCATCATCCACTGATTCTTTGTTTGCATAAACAGATGACAGGATGTTCTTTAAGCTTTCTTTTTGTTTCACTCTTTCGAAGATGAATGAAGCAATCCATCTTTGGTTTAACAAGAAATCAATAAGCCAAAGCAGAGGAAACAGAAGCTTGATCCTCCAGTCATCTACGACGGCCTTGTTGTTCATCCCTCCTGCACAATTTAACAAAACAAGACCTTTTATCAGAGACTTGGGTGATGAGTTTGACTCCGCGGCTGCAATGACACAGGCAAGGCTTCCAACTGAGTTTCCAATGAGAACAGTAGGTTCCTTAACAATTTGATCCACAAAATCTAGAATCAGTTCAGCCCATTTCTCCATTGTGTACTGATAACCAATAGGTTTATCAGAATCACCAAAACCAAGAAGATCAATTGCATAAACATCGCGGTCCTGAGCTATAACTTTGATGTTGTTGCGCCAATGTGGAATAGATGCACCGAACCCGTGAACTAGAAGAACTGGCGCAGAATTGGAACTCAAAGATTCTTGAGAAGTTTTATAGACAAAGTAATTAACTGAATGGCCTTTCCATTCCCACTTTACGGAACTTTTTTTGATATCAGCCACCTGAATTCTCGCATCACTTGGTACAGAAACAGATAATGACGCATTTGCAGATACCGTCTTGCTGTTTATGAAAATCTTATACTTGTGAGCTCTGTTAAGGCTGTAGTGAAAAGGGTGGTTGAAGAAGGGCTTTACAGGGGTGGTGCTCTGCTGGTGGTTCTTTGGTGAGAGGCGAAACAGGGGAGAATTTAAGGCCATTTGCATAATGAAAAAAGAATTATTGTGATCGGAAAAGAATAATACGGGGTTGATTGATGAAGATAATCAAGTCAGAAAATGCAGAGCCACATGTTGGGTTATGCTCAAAGTCTGAACCTTATCCTGAGCTAGCTACTGCGCTCCCTTTTGTTCCAACGAGCGTGTTGTGCATGGACATGGTCGACTTG of the Daucus carota subsp. sativus chromosome 4, DH1 v3.0, whole genome shotgun sequence genome contains:
- the LOC108219246 gene encoding uncharacterized protein LOC108219246 yields the protein MQMALNSPLFRLSPKNHQQSTTPVKPFFNHPFHYSLNRAHKYKIFINSKTVSANASLSVSVPSDARIQVADIKKSSVKWEWKGHSVNYFVYKTSQESLSSNSAPVLLVHGFGASIPHWRNNIKVIAQDRDVYAIDLLGFGDSDKPIGYQYTMEKWAELILDFVDQIVKEPTVLIGNSVGSLACVIAAAESNSSPKSLIKGLVLLNCAGGMNNKAVVDDWRIKLLFPLLWLIDFLLNQRWIASFIFERVKQKESLKNILSSVYANKESVDDELVEIIKTPADGEGALDAFVAIVTGPPGPNPVQLMPKITMPVLILWGDEDPFTPLDGPVGNYFSSLPTSQGSSNVSLAVLQGVGHCPHDDRPELVHEKLLPWLALLPA
- the LOC108219247 gene encoding protein BOBBER 2; translated protein: MAILSDYVEEPTQTTNTASSSQSSPQKPFTEVLDELNPLGFIEKALEFAALESSLFKSDSVVEDVNSLVRAVKEKFDAEEKKKKQKVVDDNAKSRNVEKPVKVSEPVQVKKPDEEVKVEEEGENEEEKSGKRAPNSGNGLDMERYSWGQSLQEVTINVPVPPGTKSRFVLCEIKKNHIKVGLKGQPPIIDGDLYQPLKVDESFWSLEDQKSISVLLTKQNQMEWWKYLVKGDPEVDTQKVEPESSKLSDLDPETRSTVEKMMFDQRQKSMGLPTSDDMQKQDLMKQFMAQHPEMDFSNAKMS